The Lolium rigidum isolate FL_2022 chromosome 2, APGP_CSIRO_Lrig_0.1, whole genome shotgun sequence genomic interval CAATTGAAATTAGTGGAATTCAGGATCTACTTGAACACGATAGTGGAAGATATGAGAGAGACACAAATACTCCGCATTTCAACATTAGAGTTTGCTCGCATCTGAACATATAATTGGAAATAAGTAGCTGTTAGCTGTTAGCATCTGAAGAGTTTCCTATTACTGTAACTATGTACTCTAACTTGCTATTACCAAGTGTTCTGGTGATCCAGTGGCTAAAAGCACTACCGTCTTATATTGCTTCTACTGAGAATAAGCATGAGTGCACATACGATGACATAATCTACTGAGAAATAGCATGAGTCACATGCCatgacattataaagtgcaattaATTACTAAAACAGTGACATGGGTACTGAATTATAATTATATTCAGAATCTAATTTGTTTCTTAGCTAATCTGCAAAAAGACCTATTTGTGAAGCATATTGAGATTCTCTATTGCTCATATGTCAATAGATGGGGCAACAAGACAATTAGATTACATGTTACTTTGTCTGTATGTATGCTATTTGCGAACCctatcaatctcaaaagttttgagcTCTTCATGAATCAAACACGTGTTTCACTCACGTAGTTGTGTAGAAAATATaatgaaaataaaaagaaggaaaagaaaatagTGTTCTTTCTTTTTTGCGATCAAAATTGGGTATGGCCTTGATTTGTCATGGTTCAAATTCCGGCCCTTACGTTGTCACCTCATACTGTAACTATGTACATAAAGGTTTTGTTCTGTTGGGCAGTACAATTCAAGGGCAAGAGTGATCATACAttcatactactccctccatatcaTTTTATTAGTCCTATGCGTAGTCCTAGGTTGTCAATTTGACCAACTTAATATAAAGTATATATCAAAGAAGATACATCTCTAGAAACTTTATATGTTCTATTATCTAATTGTATAATTTTTTATTGTATAGTTTATATTATATAGGTCAAATTAGCGACGCGCAAGATTGAGTCTTGTCATTAAAATCGTGTGCACAGATTGAGTAAATTTGTGCCAATGTCTATGAGTAAATGGAGCAAATTCGAATGCTCCCATTGAGCTGCATGCAATTGTGTGCCAACTTAATGTTGGAGAAAAGTAATGAATCTTACTGTTGCCTGTAGGTCGTCAGTTTCCTGATAAGGCAATTGATCTGATTGATGAGGCATGCTCTACTACAAGGATGCAAATTGACAGCAAAAGACATGTGACCGCAGCACAAAGTAGCTCTGCTGTAGTAGTGAAGGAAGGAATTCTTGAACCAGAACATGTTGCACAAGTAGGCATTTGTTAATGGTGCCTTCGTTAATATTTCCATTGTGTCATTGTGATTTCTTTTTGAATATTTTCCATTGTTACAATGCGATCTGTTTGTTGTTATTTGAAGGTTGTGAGTCGATGGACAGGAATTCCTGTCACTACGCTTGATCAAGAGGAGAAAGATAAGTTAATCCACCTTCCTGACAGATTGCATGAGCGAGTCGTTGGCCAGGATGAAGCGGTCAATTTGGTCGCGCAAGCGGTCTTACGCTCCAGGGCTGGTCTTGATCAACCTGGCCAACCGATAGGATCTTTCCTGTTTCTGGGACCGACCGGCGTTGGAAAGACTGAGCTTGCGAAAGCTCTTGCTGAGCAGCTATTTAACAGTGAGAAAATGTTGGTTCGCTTTGACATGTCTGAGTATGTTACCAGTGGATCTGTGCTGCGCCTCATTGGAGCACCTCCAAGGTTTGTATATTGTGCTCTTTGTCCACATTATATTTTCATACTCACTGACTGATTTTAATGTTGCTTTTGTAACATTCTAAAGCTATCATGGTCATCAAGATGGGGGACAACTAACTGAGAAAATTAGGAGGCGTCCATATAGCGTCATTCTTTTTGATGAGGTAGAGAAGGCAGATCCCTCGGTGTTCAATGTATTTCTTCAGCTTCTTGATGATGGTATGTTGACCGATGGTAAAGGCCGGACTGTGGATTTCAAGAATACCATCATCATTATGACCTCAAATCTGGGAGCAGAGCACCTGACAGCAGGAATGAATGGACAGACAACAATGGAAGCTGCACGTGGTCTTGTTATGGAACAGGTTTGTGAACTAAACCATTTTCTTAAGGCTGCAGCAGCTACCTTCTGACTGGCATATGTACTGTTTGAGCAGGTTCGGAAACACTTCAAGCCTGAGCTCCTCAACAGATTGAGTGAGATGGTGATATTTGAACCTCTTTCGCATGACAAACTAAAGGAGGTTGTCAAAATCCAGATGAAGAGTACCGTTGCCAAtttagctgacaagggcatctctCTAACTGCAAGTAATGCCGCGATGGATGTTATCTTGTCAGAATCGTACAACCCTGTAAGTGACGTTCATTTTCAACATCTGTGGGTGATCACGCTAGTGTAGTCGCATAACCAGGAGATGCTAATTCACAATTATGTATGTTTTGGTAACCGCGCTTATGTTCCTGACAGATGTATGGCGCAAGGCCCATAAGGAGGTGGGTGCACAAGAATGTGATGACGAAGCTCTCCGAGTTACTGGTCAAAGGAGATGCCGGCGAGGGGTCCATTGTTTCCATTGATGCTACGGCTGACAGGAAGGGGCTGAAGTATGAAGTGGTGAAGAAGAAGGTAGCAGATCTGCGGGGCAAGAAGCCAATGGTGGACCTTCCCAGCGATTCtgacgacagcagcgatgatgtGGTCGAGGTTGGTCCCGTAGCAAAGAAGGCGAAGGTGGTAAGCTTCAGCATCCAGCAGATGGCAAGTGAATGAGCTAGTCTGGTCAGCTTTGCTTTGGCAAGCAAAGCTGCTTTGTGGGTGTTGGGTAAAACCAGCAGCAAAATGAAGTATGTAGGCAGTTGGTTACTTGGTTTAGGTTATTACCACGTTATTGCTAGTGCACTTTCTTCCCGGGCGATAGCTTGAAACTGGTGCATCGTTTATGTAGCTTTAATCTAAGTTGCTTTAATATGAGACGGTTACCTTCTGTGTAAGTTGGTCAGTGCTTACTCTTTCGTAGAATCAGAGGC includes:
- the LOC124687230 gene encoding chaperone protein ClpB1-like, with the translated sequence MTAAVGNTDPVIGRDDEIDRVVCILCRRTKNSAVLVGAPGVGKTAIAEGLAQRIAAGTVPAALAGARLVEVDLGAMVAGTQYRGMFEERLKNVIKEAEDANSKVILFIDEVHMLVGAGKCGGGSMDGANLLKPALARGRIRCVGATTFDEYRKYIEKDAALERRFQMVHVEEPSTQATIAILQGLKRRYEEHHGLRIQDAALVAAAQLAGRYITGRQFPDKAIDLIDEACSTTRMQIDSKRHVTAAQSSSAVVVKEGILEPEHVAQVVSRWTGIPVTTLDQEEKDKLIHLPDRLHERVVGQDEAVNLVAQAVLRSRAGLDQPGQPIGSFLFLGPTGVGKTELAKALAEQLFNSEKMLVRFDMSEYVTSGSVLRLIGAPPSYHGHQDGGQLTEKIRRRPYSVILFDEVEKADPSVFNVFLQLLDDGMLTDGKGRTVDFKNTIIIMTSNLGAEHLTAGMNGQTTMEAARGLVMEQVRKHFKPELLNRLSEMVIFEPLSHDKLKEVVKIQMKSTVANLADKGISLTASNAAMDVILSESYNPMYGARPIRRWVHKNVMTKLSELLVKGDAGEGSIVSIDATADRKGLKYEVVKKKVADLRGKKPMVDLPSDSDDSSDDVVEVGPVAKKAKVVSFSIQQMASE